Proteins co-encoded in one Kribbella solani genomic window:
- a CDS encoding pyridoxamine 5'-phosphate oxidase family protein: protein MTSTPLQPTARTSLRRSKERAATDRQALYDVLLDGMFCHLGVVVDGHPLVLPTAYGIDLDHSADGIMYLHGSVAARSVVAAPEQTVCVTVTHTDGLVLARSAFHHSVNYRSAVIFGVPRLVTGAEEKLHGLNRIVDHLVPGRSTAVRPPNRKELAKTSVLALSLTEASVKTRSGPANDEEEDLNLPYWTGVIPLHSVAGEPENNPDCDLLVPAHVRSRANRLGAPS from the coding sequence ATGACCAGCACTCCGCTGCAGCCGACCGCTCGTACGTCGCTCCGTCGTTCCAAGGAACGCGCCGCCACCGACCGGCAGGCGCTGTACGACGTACTGCTCGATGGCATGTTCTGCCACCTGGGCGTCGTGGTCGACGGCCACCCACTCGTCCTTCCGACCGCGTACGGGATCGACCTGGACCACAGCGCCGACGGGATCATGTACCTGCACGGCTCGGTGGCTGCCCGCAGTGTGGTCGCCGCGCCGGAGCAGACGGTCTGCGTCACCGTCACGCACACCGACGGCCTGGTACTCGCGCGATCCGCCTTCCACCACTCGGTGAACTACCGGTCCGCGGTGATCTTCGGCGTACCGCGACTGGTGACCGGTGCGGAGGAGAAGCTGCACGGCCTGAACCGGATCGTCGATCACCTGGTACCAGGCCGGTCCACCGCCGTCCGCCCACCGAACCGCAAGGAGCTGGCCAAGACCTCCGTACTCGCCCTGTCGCTGACCGAGGCGTCGGTGAAGACGCGCTCCGGGCCCGCCAACGACGAGGAGGAGGACCTCAACCTGCCCTACTGGACGGGTGTGATCCCACTTCACTCGGTCGCCGGCGAGCCGGAGAACAACCCGGACTGCGACTTGCTGGTGCCCGCCCACGTCCGCTCCCGCGCGAACCGCCTCGGCGCACCTTCTTAA
- a CDS encoding aminotransferase class I/II-fold pyridoxal phosphate-dependent enzyme, which produces METSLPLTIDRTIALPLHLQLAEQFRAAVLDGRLQSGHRLPSTRDLARQMSVSRAVTQAAYDQLHAEGWIAGRTGAGTFVTDVVPLQPAVRRRTPHREDPDKRLLTLRPGIPYIAPTPDPGWRRAWREVSAQAPPRGYDDAAGLPTLRAALAEHVGRVRGIACGPENVLVTNGTVHGLRLLLTATSAPGGRIAIEDPGYLNAVTAARDHQLEIVDVPVDEDGLRVDALTDDVDAVYVTPSHQYPLGFRLPVARRNELVRWARRTGALLIEDDYDSEFRYDVAPLPALAQLDLDRVVHLGTLSKTLSPALRLGWMVASEPMIDRLTTFRAETGDWPGWPMQAALLAMLRDGYLDQAVRRGRRLYADRRTLTCAALAPYGEVIGQDAGLHITLLLPNHTDDQSLATQARAAGVVIAPLSEYRRTTPGPPGLVIGYATPTTPDLHRALKILTEVLSRR; this is translated from the coding sequence GTGGAGACCTCACTCCCGCTGACCATCGACCGTACGATTGCGCTCCCGCTGCACCTCCAGCTGGCGGAGCAATTCCGGGCTGCCGTACTGGACGGTCGGTTGCAGTCCGGTCATCGGCTTCCGTCCACGCGTGATCTCGCGCGGCAGATGTCCGTGTCGCGGGCGGTCACCCAGGCCGCGTACGACCAGTTGCACGCGGAAGGGTGGATAGCGGGGCGTACGGGCGCCGGTACTTTTGTCACGGACGTGGTGCCGTTGCAGCCGGCCGTACGACGCCGTACGCCCCACCGTGAGGACCCGGACAAACGGTTGCTGACGCTCCGGCCGGGCATTCCGTACATCGCGCCGACACCGGACCCCGGTTGGCGGCGCGCCTGGCGCGAGGTGTCCGCCCAGGCACCACCACGCGGGTACGACGACGCGGCCGGCCTGCCCACGCTCCGGGCCGCGCTCGCGGAGCATGTCGGCCGGGTACGGGGGATCGCATGCGGCCCGGAGAACGTGCTCGTCACGAATGGCACCGTGCACGGACTCCGCCTCCTGCTGACCGCGACCAGCGCACCGGGCGGCCGGATCGCCATCGAGGACCCCGGTTATCTGAACGCGGTCACCGCGGCTCGCGACCATCAGCTGGAGATCGTCGATGTGCCCGTGGACGAGGACGGGCTGCGGGTGGACGCGCTGACAGACGACGTCGACGCTGTGTACGTCACGCCATCACACCAGTACCCGCTGGGCTTTCGGCTGCCCGTCGCGCGACGCAACGAACTGGTCCGCTGGGCCCGCCGGACCGGCGCGCTGCTGATCGAGGACGACTACGACAGCGAGTTCCGGTACGACGTCGCGCCGCTGCCCGCGCTCGCCCAACTGGACCTCGACCGGGTCGTGCACCTGGGCACCCTGTCCAAGACCCTCAGCCCGGCGCTCCGGCTCGGCTGGATGGTGGCGTCGGAACCGATGATCGACCGGCTGACCACGTTCCGCGCCGAGACCGGCGACTGGCCCGGCTGGCCGATGCAGGCCGCCCTACTGGCGATGCTCCGCGACGGCTACCTGGACCAGGCAGTACGCCGCGGCCGCCGCCTGTACGCGGACCGGCGCACCCTCACCTGCGCGGCGCTGGCCCCATACGGCGAGGTCATCGGCCAGGACGCCGGCCTACACATCACGCTCCTACTCCCCAACCACACCGACGACCAGTCCCTAGCCACCCAAGCCCGAGCCGCCGGCGTAGTAATCGCCCCCCTCTCCGAATACCGCCGCACCACCCCCGGCCCCCCAGGCCTGGTAATCGGCTACGCCACCCCGACAACCCCAGACCTACACCGAGCCCTAAAAATCCTCACCGAAGTCCTCAGTCGCCGTTGA
- a CDS encoding family 43 glycosylhydrolase: MPSKRLLAAALTVVAVAAGTTAAQAAPDPVVKTTNPITSGFADTFADPSIIQGRDGYWYAYATSDPLVANGPFGLMHMARTKDFSSWEYLGTVFNDQTKPSWAAPDSFFWAPDIRYFGGKYVMYFTVTDTLANPGGDPAIGVATAPTPAGPWTATDGPVVMPKPDGNGGYYGTIDPAMLTAADGKRYLYYGGFYGGISVTELSPDGMHAVGTPTQVTIGDRYEGSYVVYRDGWYYFMGSSMNCCAGPTTGYSVFAGRSRSPKGPFLDADGVALTDSRVGGTTVITQNGNKWIGPGHHAFMTDAAGQDHIVYHAIDRRTPWLTDPFGINRRPMLIDKIDWIDGWPRTRAGLGPSEGPVPAPATGSALGIDSTDPAGGLIGATRQPGDAVGGATAKIAGAAQTRQTAPGGSLRVEADVRLGSSFATVLGNQVVARVVGNRLTLVAGRRTTSVNLPADFDRTQWNKLVVQVTESSVTARLNDAGLGDVYAEAQLPGVRLAAAPVRWIGSAEVDNLTVRSVAKAVTKPADVPRTGKVLAGDDFDGSLGAGWSWVRKDAKATVADGKLSWPLENADLVGTGNNAGLLLHDSPAGDKWIAETELHLDTGQGDVRNYQQAGLIAYLNDNDFARLGNVSIWKTRQTEYGRELVARPSDGATSYGAAAIGRSAPTLWMRLAYQKNAAGEHVYRAGTSVDGKNWTWGAAWVLPAAARIGLYAHGEFTGANPPPVATFDYLKFYESK; encoded by the coding sequence GTGCCTTCGAAACGACTACTTGCCGCCGCCCTGACCGTGGTCGCGGTTGCCGCCGGTACGACCGCCGCTCAGGCCGCGCCCGATCCGGTGGTCAAGACCACCAACCCGATCACGTCCGGCTTCGCCGACACGTTCGCCGATCCGTCCATCATTCAGGGCCGGGACGGTTACTGGTACGCGTACGCCACCTCCGATCCGCTGGTGGCGAACGGGCCGTTCGGCCTGATGCACATGGCCCGGACCAAGGACTTCAGCTCCTGGGAGTACCTCGGGACGGTCTTCAACGACCAGACCAAGCCGAGCTGGGCCGCGCCGGATTCGTTCTTCTGGGCGCCGGACATCCGCTACTTCGGCGGCAAGTACGTCATGTACTTCACCGTCACCGATACGCTCGCCAACCCAGGCGGCGATCCGGCGATCGGCGTCGCGACCGCGCCGACTCCGGCCGGTCCGTGGACGGCGACGGACGGACCGGTCGTCATGCCGAAGCCCGACGGGAACGGCGGGTACTACGGCACCATCGACCCGGCGATGCTGACCGCCGCCGACGGCAAGCGGTACCTGTACTACGGCGGTTTCTACGGCGGCATCTCCGTCACGGAGCTCTCCCCTGACGGCATGCATGCGGTCGGTACGCCCACCCAGGTCACCATCGGCGACCGCTACGAAGGCTCATACGTCGTGTACCGCGACGGTTGGTACTACTTCATGGGCTCGTCGATGAACTGCTGCGCCGGGCCGACCACCGGGTACTCGGTGTTTGCCGGCCGGTCCCGCTCGCCGAAGGGTCCGTTCCTGGATGCCGACGGCGTCGCGCTGACCGACTCGCGGGTCGGTGGCACGACGGTGATCACCCAGAACGGCAACAAGTGGATCGGTCCCGGGCACCACGCGTTCATGACGGACGCGGCCGGGCAGGACCACATCGTCTATCACGCGATCGACCGGCGTACGCCGTGGCTGACCGATCCGTTCGGGATCAACCGGCGGCCGATGCTGATCGACAAGATCGACTGGATCGACGGCTGGCCGCGAACCCGCGCCGGTCTCGGGCCGTCCGAAGGCCCGGTGCCCGCGCCGGCGACGGGGTCGGCGCTTGGTATCGACTCGACCGATCCGGCTGGTGGGTTGATCGGCGCGACACGGCAGCCGGGTGATGCGGTCGGTGGTGCGACCGCGAAGATCGCGGGTGCCGCTCAGACGCGTCAGACGGCGCCTGGCGGATCGCTTCGGGTGGAGGCGGATGTTCGTCTGGGTAGCTCGTTCGCCACGGTGCTGGGGAATCAGGTCGTGGCTCGGGTGGTGGGCAATCGGCTGACGTTGGTGGCCGGTCGGCGTACGACCTCGGTGAACCTGCCGGCGGATTTCGACCGTACGCAGTGGAACAAGCTGGTCGTGCAGGTGACCGAATCGTCCGTGACGGCGCGACTGAACGATGCGGGGCTTGGTGATGTCTACGCGGAGGCGCAGCTGCCGGGCGTACGGCTTGCGGCCGCACCGGTGCGGTGGATCGGGTCGGCGGAGGTGGACAACCTGACCGTACGGTCCGTCGCGAAGGCGGTGACGAAGCCGGCTGACGTACCGCGGACCGGGAAGGTGCTCGCCGGTGACGACTTCGACGGTTCGCTCGGCGCGGGCTGGTCGTGGGTACGCAAGGATGCCAAGGCAACTGTTGCCGATGGCAAGTTGTCTTGGCCGTTGGAGAACGCCGACTTGGTTGGTACGGGCAACAATGCCGGTCTGTTGCTGCATGATTCACCGGCCGGGGACAAGTGGATCGCGGAAACCGAACTGCATCTCGACACCGGGCAGGGGGACGTACGCAACTATCAGCAGGCAGGCCTGATCGCGTACCTGAACGACAACGACTTCGCGCGGTTGGGAAACGTGTCGATCTGGAAGACGCGGCAGACCGAGTACGGGCGGGAGCTGGTGGCGCGACCGTCGGACGGCGCGACGTCGTACGGCGCCGCCGCGATCGGGCGATCGGCGCCGACGTTGTGGATGCGGCTCGCGTACCAGAAGAACGCCGCCGGTGAACATGTGTACCGGGCCGGGACTTCGGTGGACGGGAAGAACTGGACGTGGGGCGCGGCCTGGGTGCTGCCGGCCGCGGCCCGGATCGGCCTCTACGCCCACGGCGAGTTCACCGGCGCCAACCCACCGCCGGTCGCCACCTTCGACTACCTGAAGTTCTACGAGAGCAAGTAG
- a CDS encoding alpha-N-arabinofuranosidase has translation MARLVVNPGFVVGALDRRLFGSFVEHMGRCVYTGIYEPGHPSAAPDGFRQDVLELVRELGVTAVRYPGGNFVSNYQWEDGVGPKEQRPRRLDLAWRAIEPNQFGTDEFVAWSRKAEIEPIWAVNLGTGGIRDAVNLLQYCNLPAGTAPAGTTLADQRAANGSPEPHGIRIWCLGNEMDGPWQIGHKTAEEYARLAEETANAMRRVEPGLELVVCGSSNANMPTFGEWERVVLERTYDLVDHISLHAYYEPRDGDRAGFLAASEEMDRMISSIVATADHVKALKRSDKQLTLSFDEWNVWYQQNFPGELGLDIREVGPLIEDTYTVDDAVVVGSLLITLLRHADRVKIACLAQLVNVIGPIRTEPGGRAWRQSIFHPFALTARYAGPTVLQTVVSGGPTIDTAAFGRIPALWSTATYDERTGELTVFVVNRSENDKIDLEIPVAGDVIRHLALYDEDSSAVNTADDPDRVQPRAVDGTEVVDGICRATLPPASWHLIQLST, from the coding sequence GTGGCGCGGCTCGTGGTGAACCCGGGGTTTGTGGTCGGCGCCCTCGACCGCCGGCTGTTCGGCTCGTTCGTCGAGCACATGGGGCGCTGCGTGTACACCGGGATCTACGAGCCGGGCCATCCGAGCGCCGCCCCGGACGGCTTCCGGCAGGACGTCCTCGAACTGGTCCGCGAGCTCGGCGTCACCGCGGTCCGGTACCCCGGTGGCAACTTCGTCTCGAACTACCAGTGGGAGGACGGCGTCGGCCCGAAGGAGCAGCGGCCGCGGCGGCTGGACCTGGCCTGGCGGGCGATCGAGCCGAACCAGTTCGGCACCGACGAGTTCGTCGCCTGGTCGCGGAAGGCGGAGATCGAGCCGATCTGGGCGGTCAACCTCGGCACCGGCGGCATCCGCGACGCCGTCAACCTGCTCCAGTACTGCAACCTCCCGGCCGGGACCGCGCCGGCTGGTACCACCTTGGCCGACCAGCGCGCCGCGAACGGCAGCCCGGAGCCGCACGGCATCCGGATCTGGTGCCTGGGCAACGAGATGGACGGCCCCTGGCAGATCGGCCACAAGACGGCGGAGGAGTACGCGCGCCTGGCCGAGGAGACCGCGAACGCGATGCGCCGCGTCGAACCCGGCCTCGAACTGGTCGTCTGCGGATCGAGCAACGCGAACATGCCGACCTTCGGCGAATGGGAGCGCGTCGTCCTGGAGCGAACGTACGACCTGGTGGATCACATCAGTCTGCACGCGTACTACGAGCCACGCGACGGCGATCGCGCCGGCTTCCTGGCGGCGTCCGAAGAGATGGACCGGATGATCTCGTCGATCGTCGCGACCGCCGACCACGTGAAAGCGCTCAAGCGTAGTGACAAGCAGCTGACGCTGTCCTTCGACGAATGGAACGTCTGGTACCAGCAGAACTTCCCCGGCGAACTCGGTCTCGACATCCGCGAAGTCGGTCCGCTGATCGAGGACACGTACACGGTCGACGACGCGGTGGTAGTCGGCAGCCTGCTGATCACCCTGCTCCGGCACGCCGACCGGGTGAAAATTGCTTGCCTTGCGCAACTGGTCAACGTGATCGGCCCGATCCGTACCGAACCAGGTGGTCGCGCTTGGCGGCAGTCGATCTTCCACCCGTTCGCGCTGACCGCCCGGTACGCCGGCCCGACCGTACTGCAGACCGTGGTCAGCGGCGGGCCGACGATCGATACCGCCGCGTTCGGGCGGATCCCCGCGCTCTGGAGCACCGCGACGTACGACGAACGTACCGGGGAGCTGACGGTCTTCGTGGTGAACCGGAGCGAGAACGACAAGATCGATCTGGAGATTCCGGTCGCCGGAGACGTGATCCGGCACCTGGCCCTGTACGACGAGGACAGTTCGGCCGTGAACACGGCGGACGACCCGGACCGGGTACAGCCCCGGGCCGTCGACGGCACCGAGGTCGTCGACGGAATATGCCGTGCCACCTTGCCGCCGGCTTCGTGGCACTTGATCCAACTCAGCACTTGA
- a CDS encoding LacI family DNA-binding transcriptional regulator, with amino-acid sequence MATRLSDVAARAGVSVKTVSNVINDYPHITARTREKVEAAIAALGYRPNVSARSLRKGRSDFIALAIPEMGSPYFAELGAEISRAAKRRGITVLIDQTEGEPAAEQLVLDGMRGQLIDGIIFSPLATAPANLTSADTGKPLVLLGERPAGGQFDRVAVDSVQASYDATTHLVSLGRRRIAAIGVGGTSTGAVRRKGYRKALKAAGLTHDPALELAGTGYHRPDGAASMRELLALPEPPDAVFCFNDLLALGALRTLADAGLRVPEDVAVVGFDDIEDGRYHSPTLTTISPDKEWLADNAVALLLDRIAGNNDDTHRDLTVPYTLEIRESTAG; translated from the coding sequence ATGGCGACCAGGCTGAGTGACGTGGCCGCGCGGGCCGGGGTATCGGTGAAGACCGTGTCGAACGTGATCAACGACTATCCGCACATCACCGCGCGGACCCGGGAAAAGGTCGAGGCCGCGATCGCCGCGCTCGGCTACCGGCCGAACGTCAGCGCCCGATCGCTACGCAAGGGCCGCTCCGACTTCATCGCGCTGGCGATCCCGGAGATGGGTTCGCCGTACTTCGCCGAGCTCGGAGCGGAGATCTCCCGGGCCGCGAAGCGCCGTGGCATCACCGTGCTGATCGACCAGACCGAGGGTGAACCGGCAGCCGAGCAGCTGGTACTGGACGGGATGCGCGGGCAGTTGATCGACGGCATCATCTTCTCCCCACTCGCCACCGCCCCGGCGAACCTGACCTCGGCCGACACCGGAAAGCCGCTGGTCCTGCTCGGCGAACGCCCGGCCGGCGGGCAGTTCGACCGGGTCGCGGTCGATTCGGTCCAGGCGTCGTACGACGCGACCACGCATCTCGTCTCGCTCGGCCGGCGGCGGATCGCCGCGATCGGCGTCGGCGGGACCAGTACCGGAGCGGTTCGGCGGAAGGGCTACCGGAAGGCGCTCAAGGCCGCCGGCCTGACCCACGACCCAGCGCTCGAGCTGGCGGGTACGGGATACCACCGCCCCGACGGCGCCGCGTCGATGCGTGAGCTGCTCGCGCTGCCCGAACCGCCGGACGCGGTCTTCTGCTTCAACGACCTGCTCGCGCTGGGCGCCCTGCGTACGCTCGCCGACGCCGGACTGCGGGTACCCGAAGATGTCGCGGTGGTCGGCTTCGACGACATCGAGGACGGCCGGTACCACTCACCGACGCTGACCACGATCTCACCGGACAAGGAGTGGCTCGCGGACAACGCGGTAGCGCTCCTGCTCGACCGGATCGCCGGCAACAACGACGACACGCATCGCGACCTCACCGTCCCGTACACGCTGGAGATCCGCGAGTCGACCGCCGGCTAA
- a CDS encoding sugar phosphate isomerase/epimerase family protein, giving the protein MRLGFATLGCPGAPLDDVVELAQSNNFTGLELRAAPEEFTHVGLTAAERRTLRTRIEDAGLEIFAISSYVRLCAVDEQPLEAHLELAADLGARGVRVFPGDDPGTSPADAPSPGELRALDRVTSVPKDVPILLETHDSHSTARQVAAFCAVLDTDAPGHPVKALWDSSHTWSHGEALAESYALLRPWLEIVQFKQADSRQEYRPVALDAGDFPIRELVHVLDGTDYPLSLEWELKWHPQLPALAETLPAVHAWLAGDPER; this is encoded by the coding sequence ATGCGGTTAGGATTCGCCACCCTCGGTTGTCCCGGAGCTCCACTCGACGACGTAGTGGAGCTTGCCCAGAGCAACAACTTCACCGGTCTGGAGCTGCGCGCGGCGCCGGAGGAGTTCACCCATGTCGGCCTGACCGCGGCGGAGCGCCGGACGCTCCGGACCCGGATCGAGGACGCCGGCCTGGAGATCTTCGCGATCAGCAGCTACGTCCGGCTGTGCGCGGTCGACGAGCAGCCGCTGGAGGCGCACCTCGAACTCGCCGCCGACCTCGGCGCCCGTGGCGTCCGGGTCTTCCCCGGTGACGATCCCGGTACGAGTCCGGCGGATGCACCGAGTCCCGGGGAGCTCCGCGCGCTGGACCGGGTGACGTCCGTACCGAAGGACGTGCCGATCCTGCTCGAAACGCACGACTCGCACTCCACGGCCCGCCAAGTGGCCGCATTTTGCGCCGTACTGGACACCGATGCACCGGGCCACCCGGTGAAGGCGCTCTGGGACAGTTCGCACACGTGGTCCCACGGCGAGGCGCTGGCCGAGTCGTACGCGCTGCTGCGCCCGTGGCTGGAGATCGTGCAGTTCAAGCAGGCCGACTCGCGGCAGGAGTACCGTCCGGTCGCGCTCGACGCCGGCGACTTCCCGATCCGCGAGCTGGTTCACGTCCTCGACGGGACCGACTACCCGCTCTCGCTGGAGTGGGAGCTCAAGTGGCACCCGCAGCTCCCGGCACTGGCCGAAACCCTGCCGGCAGTGCACGCCTGGCTGGCCGGCGACCCGGAGCGTTAG
- a CDS encoding DUF4328 domain-containing protein, translated as MSHPQALMTAAPEDQEDWQPHAAEEFQQVGTVGKIAIGLLGASTVTHLLSTWSDWNTYSVVHRYLVGLPGAENADLNRADTIAKMTAIPNVIVSVAAAVVFVIWLWRVRVNSEVFCQADHRRGHGWVLASWFVPGPNLWYPKQIVDDVWLASDPKTPVYSDDLRRFRTPPLTSVWWVAWIGALAFDVVVRRFLMWMEPTVGSLRVIALAGTASLLLTAVSAVAATLVIRKINHMQTTRKWVPWWDQAPKLSAVPSYEVTQVPAYANDDTDEQPAISEPIAPSLGLVREPQLQLAGGPRQAPSDSPFAPQAPAPAPYAPAAQTPAPYAPAPQAPAAFAGDPEPDETAKWSPFAPVVDGWRDEAAGPATEQFSPIQSWQDEKPETTYEAPRSSWDDYRGTGTQDALGSTTTGSWLDEAAPMTVVQPDPYAYQPDRHSEPEQQPKQPAEEHWAARYSEPYSYESDYLTSTASPVEAQQTAPEPEPAPVARAGRRAARVAVDSPSAVQPAVPSHSTGSHSVYSPDSDHTVYGQSEHTQPSSHLTASSGYYEPTPSHQEHDDFLTPSKPLPPVPSYGPAPTSYSGNDSANDYGYSSSTDYSSSDQSYNSEYTSYTSEYNYDSYSSKYSNESYSGQYEPEQPDQTSYQQQAPYEQQPTDPEQQAPRTQPRRGRWV; from the coding sequence GTGAGCCACCCGCAGGCATTGATGACTGCTGCCCCCGAGGATCAGGAAGATTGGCAGCCGCACGCGGCTGAAGAGTTCCAGCAGGTCGGGACGGTCGGAAAGATCGCCATCGGACTGCTCGGTGCCTCGACGGTCACGCATCTGTTGTCCACCTGGTCCGACTGGAACACGTACTCGGTGGTGCACCGCTATCTGGTCGGTCTGCCGGGCGCCGAGAACGCCGATCTGAACCGCGCCGACACGATCGCCAAGATGACCGCGATCCCGAACGTGATCGTCTCGGTCGCCGCCGCCGTGGTCTTCGTCATCTGGCTGTGGCGGGTCCGGGTCAACTCCGAGGTCTTCTGCCAGGCCGATCATCGCCGAGGTCATGGCTGGGTGCTGGCGAGCTGGTTCGTCCCCGGGCCGAACCTCTGGTATCCCAAACAGATCGTCGACGACGTCTGGCTGGCCAGCGATCCCAAGACTCCCGTGTACAGCGATGACCTGCGCCGGTTCAGGACTCCGCCCCTCACTTCGGTGTGGTGGGTGGCCTGGATCGGCGCTCTCGCGTTCGACGTGGTGGTGCGCCGGTTCCTGATGTGGATGGAGCCGACGGTCGGGTCGTTGCGGGTGATCGCGCTGGCGGGGACCGCCTCGCTGCTGCTGACCGCGGTGTCCGCGGTCGCGGCGACGCTGGTGATCCGCAAGATCAACCACATGCAGACCACCCGCAAGTGGGTGCCGTGGTGGGACCAGGCGCCGAAGCTGAGCGCGGTCCCGTCGTACGAGGTGACTCAGGTGCCGGCGTACGCGAATGACGACACCGACGAGCAGCCGGCCATCTCCGAGCCGATCGCGCCGTCGCTGGGCCTGGTCCGGGAGCCGCAGCTGCAACTGGCCGGCGGTCCGCGACAGGCCCCGTCCGACAGCCCGTTCGCTCCGCAAGCCCCCGCCCCGGCGCCGTACGCTCCGGCCGCGCAGACCCCGGCGCCGTACGCGCCCGCGCCGCAGGCTCCGGCCGCGTTCGCCGGGGACCCGGAGCCGGACGAGACGGCGAAGTGGAGCCCGTTCGCTCCGGTCGTGGACGGCTGGCGGGACGAGGCCGCCGGGCCGGCGACCGAGCAGTTCAGCCCGATCCAGTCCTGGCAGGACGAGAAGCCGGAGACCACGTACGAGGCGCCCCGGTCGAGCTGGGACGACTATCGCGGCACCGGCACCCAGGACGCGCTCGGCAGCACCACCACCGGCAGCTGGCTCGACGAGGCCGCGCCGATGACCGTGGTGCAGCCCGACCCGTACGCGTACCAGCCAGACCGCCACTCCGAGCCGGAGCAGCAGCCGAAGCAGCCGGCAGAGGAGCACTGGGCGGCGCGCTACTCCGAGCCGTACTCCTACGAGTCGGACTACCTCACCTCGACTGCCTCCCCCGTGGAGGCGCAACAGACCGCGCCCGAGCCTGAGCCCGCACCAGTTGCGCGTGCTGGTCGCCGGGCCGCTCGGGTCGCGGTCGACAGCCCGTCGGCGGTCCAGCCGGCCGTGCCGAGCCACTCCACCGGCTCGCACTCGGTCTACTCGCCCGACTCGGACCACACCGTGTACGGGCAGTCCGAGCACACGCAACCGTCGTCGCACCTGACTGCCTCGTCCGGGTACTACGAGCCCACGCCGAGCCACCAGGAGCATGACGACTTCCTGACGCCGTCCAAGCCGCTGCCGCCGGTCCCGTCGTACGGTCCGGCGCCGACGTCCTACTCCGGGAACGACTCCGCCAACGACTACGGCTACAGCTCGTCCACGGACTACTCGTCGTCGGACCAGTCGTACAACTCGGAGTACACGAGCTACACGTCGGAGTACAACTACGACAGCTACAGCTCGAAGTACTCGAACGAGTCGTACAGCGGGCAGTACGAGCCGGAGCAGCCGGACCAGACTTCGTACCAGCAGCAGGCGCCGTACGAGCAGCAGCCGACCGACCCTGAGCAGCAGGCCCCGCGGACCCAGCCGCGCCGTGGTCGCTGGGTCTGA
- a CDS encoding DUF4328 domain-containing protein has protein sequence MSSRVPQVPLDRWFSSERAMGLGASILIGLVTVTTWATAWSDGYSYHTLKTYGDDPGRLDEADLISGSLGIVSALALLSAAVVFIVWLWRVRWNAEMFCRGEHRHTRGWVIGCWLVPVVNLWYPKQVVDDIVAASDARTDPHTPALKDVPGTRLVWAWWLTWVAGLVTGNIVQRGVLAGASQLGDLRTNVILSSVSALFTTGAAVLAVILIQRVDELQTQRPWVPWWAAGTPRNGFQPPAR, from the coding sequence ATGTCGAGCCGGGTACCGCAGGTGCCGCTGGACCGCTGGTTCAGTTCCGAGCGGGCGATGGGCCTCGGCGCGTCGATCCTGATCGGGCTGGTCACGGTCACCACCTGGGCCACCGCATGGTCCGACGGCTACTCGTACCACACGCTGAAGACGTACGGCGACGATCCGGGCCGGCTGGACGAGGCGGATCTGATCTCCGGGTCGCTCGGCATCGTGTCCGCGCTCGCGCTGCTCTCGGCCGCGGTCGTGTTCATCGTCTGGCTCTGGCGGGTGCGCTGGAACGCGGAGATGTTCTGCCGTGGCGAGCATCGGCACACCCGCGGCTGGGTGATCGGCTGCTGGCTCGTCCCGGTGGTGAACCTCTGGTACCCCAAGCAGGTCGTCGACGACATCGTCGCGGCCAGCGATGCGCGCACCGATCCGCACACGCCGGCTCTGAAGGATGTGCCGGGCACGCGGCTGGTGTGGGCCTGGTGGCTGACCTGGGTGGCCGGGCTGGTGACCGGAAACATTGTCCAAAGAGGCGTACTCGCCGGCGCGTCGCAGCTCGGTGACCTGCGTACGAACGTCATACTGTCCTCCGTCTCGGCGCTGTTCACCACCGGCGCGGCCGTGCTCGCGGTGATCCTGATCCAGCGTGTCGACGAGCTGCAGACCCAGCGTCCCTGGGTGCCGTGGTGGGCGGCCGGGACACCGCGCAACGGCTTCCAACCGCCTGCGCGGTAA
- a CDS encoding methylated-DNA--[protein]-cysteine S-methyltransferase: MRWTVIDSPIGDLTLAVDETGLCRLNFGATEHPLAADPLLTDAAEQLKAYFAGELQEFTLPLSVRTGSTFERAVWQQLTRIPYGEMQTYGEVAKIVGDAGAARAVGTACNRNPIAIVVPCHRVVGAGGKMVGFGGGIPAKRHLLELEARISLETMWT, encoded by the coding sequence ATGCGCTGGACCGTGATCGATTCGCCGATCGGTGACCTGACGCTCGCGGTCGACGAGACCGGGCTCTGCCGGCTGAACTTCGGCGCCACCGAGCACCCGCTCGCGGCCGATCCGCTGCTGACCGACGCCGCCGAGCAGTTGAAGGCGTACTTCGCGGGCGAGCTGCAGGAGTTCACCCTGCCGCTCTCGGTCCGTACCGGCTCCACCTTCGAGCGCGCGGTCTGGCAGCAGCTGACCCGGATTCCGTACGGCGAGATGCAGACGTACGGCGAGGTGGCGAAGATCGTCGGCGATGCCGGCGCCGCCCGCGCCGTCGGGACCGCCTGCAACCGGAACCCGATCGCGATCGTGGTGCCCTGCCACCGGGTGGTCGGCGCCGGCGGCAAGATGGTCGGCTTCGGCGGCGGCATCCCGGCCAAGCGGCATCTGCTCGAGCTCGAGGCCCGGATCAGCCTCGAGACGATGTGGACCTGA